A single Scleropages formosus chromosome 4, fSclFor1.1, whole genome shotgun sequence DNA region contains:
- the olig3 gene encoding oligodendrocyte transcription factor 3, with protein MNSDSSSSRASSPDMDGIYLREHQLQDARLNSVSSTQSELAQKMSTEHVSRSGEKTPAGTKYKLKKQVTEQEIQQLRLKINGRERKRMHDLNLAMDGLREVMPYAHGPSVRKLSKIATLLLARNYILMLTSSLDEMKRLVGEIYGGHHSAFHCGSVGHAGAGHAGHTANPGHQVHPLLGSALSSTTSSTLSTTLPGLTSIRAPHSLLKSTPTPPLQLGTGFQHWAGLPCPCTICQVPPPPHIPITSTGLTRLSTENKDVMK; from the coding sequence ATGAATTCAGACTCGAGCTCGAGCAGAGCGTCCTCGCCAGACATGGACGGGATCTATCTGCGAGAGCACCAGCTGCAGGACGCGCGCCTCAACTCCGTGTCCTCCACGCAGAGCGAGCTCGCGCAGAAGATGAGCACCGAGCACGTGTCGCGGAGCGGCGAGAAGACGCCCGCGGGCACCAAGTACAAGCTCAAGAAGCAGGTGACCGAGCAGGAGATCCAGCAGCTGCGCCTCAAGATCAACGGGCGCGAGCGCAAGCGCATGCACGACCTGAACCTGGCCATGGACGGGCTGCGCGAGGTGATGCCCTACGCGCACGGGCCTTCCGTGCGCAAGCTCTCCAAGATCGCCACGCTGCTGCTCGCGCGCAACTACATCCTGATGCTCACGAGCTCGCTGGACGAGATGAAGCGGCTCGTGGGGGAGATCTACGGCGGGCATCACTCGGCCTTCCACTGCGGCTCCGTGGGCCACGCCGGCGCCGGCCACGCGGGGCACACCGCGAACCCGGGTCACCAGGTGCACCCGCTGCTCGGGAGCGCGCTCTCCTCCACCACGTCGTCCACGCTCTCCACCACCTTGCCGGGACTTACCTCCATCAGAGCGCCGCATTCGCTGCTGAAGAGCACCCCCACGCCCCCTCTCCAGCTGGGCACCGGGTTCCAGCACTGGGCCGGGCTGCCCTGTCCCTGCACCATCTGCCAGGTCCCGCCGCCCCCCCACATCCCCATAACCTCCACGGGCTTGACAAGACTGTCCACGGAGAACAAGGACGTGATGAAGTGA